The Acidobacteriota bacterium nucleotide sequence CACGCACTTGTGCCCTCAGGACTCAGTGCTGAGGGAGCAACTGCGGCCCATGCGCTCGAAAACGAGACGCGGCCGCACTTGCGACTCGAAGCGCTGAGGCAGGCCACGAAGGCGACACAGTTGGTGGTGGCTGTGTGCGCCACGCTGGTGATGACAGCAGGAACACTTGGCGCCGAGCGCCACACCCAGTCTTACCAGCAGCTACGACCCGTGGGTGCGCGCGGCTCGACCCCCCACGCGGATCTGTGCCCAACTTGTATCGACGCTGTTCTTTCTCTAATATCGGAATCATGAATGACTCGACCATCGTTGTGGCGGGAGCTGCTGGTAATCTCGGCGGACGCATCGCGAGAGCTTTGCTCGAACGGGGAGCCAGCGTAAGAGCGCTTGTTCGCCACGGCACTGCGCGAGACAAGATTGAGCGACTGCAGGAGCTCGGCGTAGCGATTGCCAGTGTCGACTTGAGCAGCGCTTCCGAAGTGACACCGGCATGCTCGGGTGCGTCCTGCGTGGTGTCCGCGCTGCAGGGATTACGGGACGTGATCGTAGAGACGCAAACGGTTCTGCTCGACGCTGCGATCAAGGCTGACGTGCCACGTTTCATTCCGTCCGACTACTCGATCGATTTCACCAGGTTTCCACCCGGAGAGAATCGCAATCTCGATCTGCGCCGAGACTTCCACAAGCGCCTGGATAAGACGTCGATTTCAGCGACCACGATCTACAACGGTGCGTTTGCCGATATGCTGACCGGTCAGATGCCGCTCATTCTCTTCAAACTGAAGCGCGTCCTCTATTGGGGGAATGCGGACCAGCGCATGGACTTCACGACGATGGACGACACGGCCGCCTTCACGGCGAGCGCGGCTCTTGATCCGTCCACTCCTCGCATTCTACGAATCGCTGGCGATCAACTCAGCGCCCGGGAGCTGACAGCGGTCGTGAGTGAGGTGACCGGAAAGAAGTTCCGCCTGTTCCGCGCCGGAGGTCTGGGCATGCTCGGCACGCTTATCAAGGTCGCGCGCACGATCGCTCCCGGAGAGAAGGAACTTTACCCGGCATGGCAGGGCATGCAGTACATGCGTAACATGTTCGACGGCCGGGCAAAGCTAGAGCCGCTCGACAACGATCGCTATCCCAACATGCGTTGGACGACTGTGCGGGATGTGCTCTCAGCGCGTCAAGTGAGGCGCCCATCGTGAGTGCTGTTGCCATCTTTCGCCGGGCATGATCTAACGTCAGGGTGAAGCGCAACACGGAACTTGAAGCCGAGCTGGTGGCGAAGTACGCCGTGATCGCGCCTGCGTTCAGGCATGCCATACCACGTCCCCCTTGCATAAGGTCAGCACGTAGCCATCAGCACCTGGCGATCTCCACGCGTCGTGTCGCGATGTGCGCGCGCCACATCCTGGAGGCGCTCTGGCTCCGTCGTCGTCCTACTGCATGTAGCCCATGGGCATGAGCGCGAGTGGCTCGCCCCGGCGGAACAGACGAAGTGGGGCCGTCAAGGCCGCGATGGCTTTCCGATCCGTGAATCCCAGCAGCGCGGCCACCTCCGCGCGTCCGTCCACTCCCCCGCCGAACGACTCGCTCAGCACATCAAAGAGGCTTCTGCGCGGCGGATAGGTGACGAGTTCGACATTCTGGGATGGCTCGATCTTCGCGCGCTCCTTGGCCACGGCAATCGCACGGTCGAGTCCGCCGAGCACATCCACCAGGCCCAGGTGTTTCGCCTGCCGCCCGGTCCAGACACGGCCCTGCGCGATCGCATCGACGGCCTCGGGCTTCATCTTGCGCGACTCGGCAACCTTCTCGACGAACTGGTCGTAGAACGCCTGAAGCTGTTCTTCCAGCTTCTGGCGTTCCGACTCATTGAACGGGCGGACCGGCGAGTTCATCTCGGCGTTCTTGCCCCGGCTGATGGCCTCGATGTTTATCCCGAGTTTCTCGTACGTGCCGCCGGTCACAATCTTGCCCCCGTAGATGCCGATCGAACCGGTGAGCGTCCCGGGCTGCGCCACGATGTCGGGCGCCGCCATCGCGATGTAGTAGCCGCCTGATGCCGCCAGATCAGACATCGACGCGACCACCGGGCAGGGATGGGTCCCCGTGCGTGCGAGCATCAGTTCCCGCCAGATGACGTCGGAGGCGATCGTTGAACCGCCGGGACTATCGATCCGCAACACGATTGCTCGAATCGAACTATCCTTGCGCGCCTTGCGGATATATTCGACGATCGTGTCGGAGCCGACCACGGGGCCGTTGAGGGGGTCGTAACCACTCCGGCCGGAATTAATGAGGCCGATCGCGTAGATGACCGCGATGCGGGGCCCCTTGCCCAGGCCGACCGATTCCAGGCTGACCTTGCTGTAGGCATCGGCCTCGAGGCGCGAGAAGGTCTTCGTCTTCGACAGCTTCACCTTCTCCTCGATCTGGTCCTCGTACGCCACCTCGTCCACCAGGCCGGCGTGCAAGGCGTTTTCCGGAAGGTACGGCCCTTCGTCGATGAGCGCCCTCACGTCTTCGGGCCGCTTTTTCCGGCTCTCGGCCACGGCCTGCACGAGCTGCTCGAAGAAGTCGTTGTTGAGCGATTCTTCCATCTCGCGGTGCGCCGGCGTAAAGGTCTTCTCGGTGAGCTGATTGGGCGCCGTCTTGTAGTCGCCGATGTGGTAGAAGTCGGCCGTGGCGCCGATCTTGTCGAGCGTCCCGCGCAGGAAGAGCGCGTAGCTGGCGAGGCCGCTCAAGTCGAGCGGGCTGGCCGGCGCCAGAAAGACGCGATCACACCCGGTCGCGACGTAGTACTCGCGCGTGCCGCCGTATTCGAGGAAGCCAATGGCCTGTTTGCCCGACTTCCTGAAGTCCAGGATCGCGTCGCGCACTTCCTGCAGCTTGGCCCAGTAGGCCGAGGTGAGGTTGCCCGGCCTGATGATGACGCTCGAGATCCGGGTGTCGACCTTCGCTTTGCGGAGGTTGTCCACGAGACCGCGCACCGTCGGCCGCTTCGTTGAGACAAGATTTCCAAACACGTTGTCGGAGGTAATCTCGTCGAGGTCGCCCTCGACTCGCAGCGTGAGCACAGAATTGCTGACGACGGTCGGCTCCCGGCCGACCAGCATCAGCATCAGGAGCATGCCGCCCACCGAGATGGTGATGCCCAGAATCAGGATCGTAAGTACCAAGCCAACGCCGCGCCGAATTGCCACCGACGGCCTCCTTCCCACCAAAATTGCGAGTATAGCACTTGCCCCAATGGCTCCCGGCCGGGGCCCCCGACGCGGCACCCGCGTTGGGGTGGCGGGCACAGCCGCGGGCCGGTCGACAGGATGCGCCTTCAGCCGAAACCCTGTCGCAGCGGTGAACTTGCGGGCGCCGGTGTCCGTCAATACTGACTGAAGGCAACGAATGGACCGTTCCGGCGACGCGAAGGCCCGACCGCCGCGAGGATAGACGAGAAGACTCATGCAGACCACCGCACCAGGCGCGCCAGACGACCCCAGGCTCTGGGACCAGTTGAAGCAGGATTTCCGGGGTTTTGGAGACGATGTCCGGAGTGGCGGATTCTGGGCGGCGATTCGTCGCACGTTCGACGATCTGGAATCGTTTTATCTGTCTGACGAGTACCGCCTGCGCCTGCAGGAGATGTCGCGGGTCAAGCGGTTCTTCGTCCGGCTCTGGTGGCTGCTGAAATCGCTGTTCCTCAAGTTGACGCCGGCGCGGCGTGTGCTGCTCATCTTCGCGCTGTGCATTCTGTCGTTTCGCGCGAGCACTTCGACTCAAGGCAGTCATGGCGGCGCGAGTATCGATACTCCCGTGCTGGGCGCCGGCCTGCTGCTCCTGCTGCTGATGCTGGAACTCAAAGACAAACTGGTCGCCCGGCACGAACTGGCTGCGGGCCGTGCCGTGCAGCGGGCATTGATGCCGGAGGGCAACCCGACGGTGGCGGGTTGGGATGTGTGGCTCTACACCATGCCGGCCAATGATGTCGGCGGCGACCTGGTGGATCACCTCGAGGTCGAGCCGGGCCGGCACGCCCTGGCGTTGGCCGACGTGGCCGGCAAGGCCCTGCCGGCCGCGTTGCTGATGGCCAAGGTCCAGTCCACGCTGCGCGCGTTGGCAACCGTTGCGACGTCGCTGACCGACCTGGCGTCACGCGTCAATGCGATTCTCTGCCGCGACGGCCTGCCCAACCGGTTCGTGACGCTGGTGTATCTCGATGTGCACGCCGACAGCGGCCGGATCACGCTGGTCAATGCCGGGCACATGCCGCCAATTGTCGTGACCCCAGCCGGATTCCACGACCTGCCTCGCGGCAATATGGCCATGGGGTTGATGCCGCGGACCTCGTTTGAGGAGCAGCAGGTCGAGCTCCAGCCTGGCGAGATGCTCGTAGTCTACTCGGATGGTCTGACCGACGCGATGAATGCCAGCGGCGACTTCTATGGCGACGAGCGTCTGAGGGCGTTGATGCCCGGACTCTCGGCGCTCACGGCGGCCGATGCCGGCGCGCGCCTGCTCTCGTCGGTCAACGCCTTCATTAACAACGCCCGTCCGTACGACGACATCTCGCTCGTCATTCTCAAGCGCATGGCCTGAAACGTTCCGCGTCGGAGGCGACCGGCGATCCCAGCGGGTGCGAGGCGACGCGCCGTTTCGCTCCGCGTCCCCGCTCACGCAAGCCGGCAAAACGTGCCCTGTTCGAGTCCGCCGCACGTGACGTGGCGATTCGCTCCGCGTCCCCGCTCACACAAGCCGGCAAAACGTGCCCTGTTCGAGTCCGCCGCACGTGACGTGGCGATTCGCTCCGCGTCCCCGCTCACGCAAGCCGGCAAAACGTGCCCTGTTCGAGTCCGCCGCACGTGACGTGGCGATTCGCTCCGCGTCCCCGCTCACGCAAGCCGGCAAAACACGTTTCCGGCCGGAGGCGGGCCGCTCGACGCCGGCTGCCGCTCCGCGGTCGAAAACGCCGGCTGATCCCTTTGGCCTGCAACGCGTTTTGCAGACTGCCGCCCTTCGACTTCGCTCAGGACTTCGCTGTCGGCTTGGTTCGAGGGGCCGCTTCGCGAATCGTCCCGTCACCTGTGCGCCGCAGGGGCGCAAGGAGCAGGGATTGGAGGCTGGGTCTTTCGCACTGGAGGCCGGGTCTTCCGCCTTCGCGTAGAGCTTCGGCGGACCGCCGTAGCCTTGGCGGAGGCGGTCAGACCCGGCACTCAGGCGTCGGCGGCGGCCCCCCTTGGCACGCCGAAGCCGCAGGCGAAGGCGGCCGTGCCCGCCCTGTGAACATGGGGTAAGATCCGCCCGCGGAGGCTGATATATGAAGCAAGCTGTGCGCACGGCGACATGGAGCGTGGTGGTCGTGGTGTTGATGGCGGCGGCGTGGTGGCGGCCGACGCCATCGGCGCAAACCGCTTCCCCTCCCGAGTGGCAGGATCCCGTCGTCGTGGGCGTCAATCGCGAGGCGCCGCACGCCACGTTTACGATCTATCCCAACGAACCGTCCGCCCTCATCAACGCCCGATCCGCGACGCCGTTCTATCAGTCGCTCAACGGACCGTGGAAATTCCACTGGGTTCCGAAGCCGGCCGATCGCCCCGTCGACTTCTATAAGGTCGACTTCGACGACAAGGCGTGGAAGACCATCCGCGTGCCGTCCGACTGGCAACTCGAAGGCCACGACGTCCCGATCTACACCAACATCACGTATCCATGGGGCAAGGTCGATCCGCCGCTGATCCCGGTCGATAATAATCCGGTCGGATCGTATCGCCGACATTTCACCCTGCCGGCCGCCTGGGCCGGGCGGCGGGTGTTCGTCAATTTCGATGGCGTGGCCTCGGCGTTCTACCTGTGGGTGAATGGCCAGCGCGTCGGCTACAGCGAGGACAGCCGAACGCCGGCCGAGTTCGACATCACGAAATCTGTGAAATCCGGCGACAACTTGATCACCGTCGAGGTCTATCGCTGGTGCGACGGGTCGTATCTCGAAGACCAGGACTTCTGGCGGTTGAGCGGCATCTTCAGGGACGTCACACTCTGGTCGGTCGACACGGTCCACATCCGCGACGTCGAGGTGCGCGCCGACCTTGATGCCGACCTGCGCGACGGTCGCGTGGGCGTGAAGGCCGATATCCAGAACACCGCCACCAGCCCCCGGTCCTTCGCGATGCGCGCGACGCTGCTCGGTGTGCGCAATGCCAGGATTGCCGAAGAGACTGTGACGCTC carries:
- a CDS encoding NmrA family NAD(P)-binding protein codes for the protein MNDSTIVVAGAAGNLGGRIARALLERGASVRALVRHGTARDKIERLQELGVAIASVDLSSASEVTPACSGASCVVSALQGLRDVIVETQTVLLDAAIKADVPRFIPSDYSIDFTRFPPGENRNLDLRRDFHKRLDKTSISATTIYNGAFADMLTGQMPLILFKLKRVLYWGNADQRMDFTTMDDTAAFTASAALDPSTPRILRIAGDQLSARELTAVVSEVTGKKFRLFRAGGLGMLGTLIKVARTIAPGEKELYPAWQGMQYMRNMFDGRAKLEPLDNDRYPNMRWTTVRDVLSARQVRRPS
- the sppA gene encoding signal peptide peptidase SppA, producing the protein MAIRRGVGLVLTILILGITISVGGMLLMLMLVGREPTVVSNSVLTLRVEGDLDEITSDNVFGNLVSTKRPTVRGLVDNLRKAKVDTRISSVIIRPGNLTSAYWAKLQEVRDAILDFRKSGKQAIGFLEYGGTREYYVATGCDRVFLAPASPLDLSGLASYALFLRGTLDKIGATADFYHIGDYKTAPNQLTEKTFTPAHREMEESLNNDFFEQLVQAVAESRKKRPEDVRALIDEGPYLPENALHAGLVDEVAYEDQIEEKVKLSKTKTFSRLEADAYSKVSLESVGLGKGPRIAVIYAIGLINSGRSGYDPLNGPVVGSDTIVEYIRKARKDSSIRAIVLRIDSPGGSTIASDVIWRELMLARTGTHPCPVVASMSDLAASGGYYIAMAAPDIVAQPGTLTGSIGIYGGKIVTGGTYEKLGINIEAISRGKNAEMNSPVRPFNESERQKLEEQLQAFYDQFVEKVAESRKMKPEAVDAIAQGRVWTGRQAKHLGLVDVLGGLDRAIAVAKERAKIEPSQNVELVTYPPRRSLFDVLSESFGGGVDGRAEVAALLGFTDRKAIAALTAPLRLFRRGEPLALMPMGYMQ
- a CDS encoding PP2C family protein-serine/threonine phosphatase; the protein is MQTTAPGAPDDPRLWDQLKQDFRGFGDDVRSGGFWAAIRRTFDDLESFYLSDEYRLRLQEMSRVKRFFVRLWWLLKSLFLKLTPARRVLLIFALCILSFRASTSTQGSHGGASIDTPVLGAGLLLLLLMLELKDKLVARHELAAGRAVQRALMPEGNPTVAGWDVWLYTMPANDVGGDLVDHLEVEPGRHALALADVAGKALPAALLMAKVQSTLRALATVATSLTDLASRVNAILCRDGLPNRFVTLVYLDVHADSGRITLVNAGHMPPIVVTPAGFHDLPRGNMAMGLMPRTSFEEQQVELQPGEMLVVYSDGLTDAMNASGDFYGDERLRALMPGLSALTAADAGARLLSSVNAFINNARPYDDISLVILKRMA